The Staphylococcus haemolyticus region AACATTGGGTTGTGAAATAATGACCATCGCTAATAAAGAAACTAAAGAAATAATCCATAATATCAAAGTAACATTGCGATATTTTTTAATCGTTAAGAGTAAAATGACCAACACAAATGGGAAGAACAAATAGAACTGTTCTTCTATTGCAAGTGACCACAAGTGTTTTAATGGCATAAATGAAAATTGTTCGAAGTAGTTAACATCTTTGGCAATATACCACCAATTCGACACATAGAATAATGCAGCGATAATATCATGTTTTACTCGAACGATTTGTTGTGGTTCAAATATTAATGTAGCAATCCCAACAACGATTAATAGCGCAACAACTGCTGGAAGTAACCTTTTAACTCGTCGAATCCAGAATTGTTTAAGGCTAATAATACCTCGCTCTTCGTATTCCTTTAAAAGTAAACTTGTGATTAAATATCCAGAAATAACGAAGAAGGTATCTACTCCTATGAAACCACCTGTAAGCCATTTCCTGTTTAAATGGTAAATGATAATACCTAAGACAGCAATTGCTCTTAGTCCATCTAAACCAGGCATGTAACGCATTTTAGTCTTACGTTGTTTCCCTTTTTCAAAATCTTGTTTCATTGTTCACATTCTTTCCCTATCAAATAATAAATTTTAATAAATTCATTAATTACTAAAGCACTGAAAATCAGGATAAAACGAAAGCCGATGATCAACAACATGAAAAAATATGATTTAAGTTAATATTCTTTTATATTTTAATGTATATGATTGAATCGAGTTTTATACTTAGATGTCTGAGCTTGAACTATAATAATATTTTATAAAATTTGACGCATTTATTATTATTTTTCATAAATGCAAGTACAATTTAAATTATTTTATATTGTAATTCTTATGTATTGTAGTATAACGCTTAAACAAATTCAATTTATATTACAATTATGTCATTTATTAACTTAACTTTGTCACTAAAAGCATTGAAAATGAACATTTAAATAGTTTCTATTATAAATAAAAAAACAATAGTACATCCTAGTTGTGTACTATTGTTCAAAAGCGATCAATTAGCTAACGCCTAATGCAATTTTAGCGTATCTTGACATCATATCTTTGTTCCAAGGTGGGTTCCAAACAATATTAACCTCTGTGTCTTGTATTTCTGGAATCTCAGCTAATACTGTTTTAATTTGTTCGATAATTTGTGGTCCAAGTGGGCAACCCATTGATGTTAAAGTCATTTCAACTGTACATAAACCATCATCATCAACATTCACTTTATATACTAAACCTAAATTAACGATATCAATACCTAATTCAGGGTCAATAACCATTTCAAGTGCACCTAGGATACTGTCTTTTAATGCCTCTTCCATTAGTATCACCTCTCATTATTTATCTTTACACTAATATATCAAATATCCGACAAAACGCCAATAAAATGCTATGATACAACTAAGCGAATAAAGACGTTATAATAACATTATAAAGTTGATTTATGTATCAATTTTAAGAGCATTTAATATGAAATGATAATGTATTTTATTCTATAGATATGTAGCTTAAGGAGAAATATATGAAACCTTATTTAATTTGTTTAGACTTAGATGGGACATTATTAAATGATAATAAAGAAATTAGTGACTATACTAAGCAAGTACTTACAACATTAAAAAAGCAAGGTCATCGCATTATGATTGCGACTGGAAGACCATACCGTGCAAGCCAAATTTATTATCATGAATTAAACATGGACACACCTATTGTAAACTTCAATGGGGCTTATGTTCATCATCCTAAATCAGATGATTTTAAAACGACACACGAGGTTCTAGATGTAGACCTTGCTAGAAACATGATCGAAACACTTCAAAAAGCAAAAGTTACAAATATTATTGCTGAGGTTCGCGATCACGTGTTTATTAATAATCATGACCCTAGATTATTTGAGGGTTTTTCAATGGGTAATCCTAAAATTGAAACAGGTAATTTATTAGAAGAATTAGATGAAGCACCAACGTCGTTATTAGTAGAAGCAGAAGAGATTTACATACCTAGAATCAAGCAAATGTTAACGCGTTTCTATGCAGAGAATATTGAGCACAGACGTTGGGGCGCGCCTTTCCCAGTAATCGAAATCGTTAAACGCGGGATTAGTAAAGCGCGTGGGATTGATCAAGTCAAAGACTATTTAGGAATTGAACCTTCACATATTATAGCCTTCGGAGACGAGGATAATGATATTGAAATGATTAAATATGCTAAATATGGTATCGCAATGGACAATGGTCTAGATGAATTAAAACATATTGCAAACCATATTACTTATTCAAATAATGATGATGGTATCGGCCGTTATTTAAATAATTTCTTTAAATTAAATATACCTTATAAAGGTTAAACAACAATTCTTAAAGTGAGACAAATGTATACTTTTATAATGTCTCACTTTTTTAATATATTTTTTCTGGAGGAATGTATGATGCGTAAAATAATTGTAGTCGGTGCGGTCGCCGGTGGTGCAACCTGTGCTAGCCAGATACGACGTTTAGATAAAGACAGTGAAATTACTATTTTTGAAAAAGACCGCGACATGAGTTTCGCAAATTGTGGATTACCCTACTTTATAGGTAACATTGTTAATGAACGTAAAGATGTTTTACCAATTACGCCAGACGTGTTTAAAGAAAAGAAAGATATTACAGTTAAAACATATCATGAAGTAATTGCTATTAATGATAAAGATCAAACAGTGACAGTAGTAAATCGTCAAACGAATGAAAAATTTGAAGCGAGTTATGACAAATTAATATTGAGTCCTGGTGCAGGTGCTAATTCTTTAGGATTTGATAGTGATTACATATTCACTTTACGCAATATGGAGGATACTGATGCCATCGATCAATTTATAGATCAACATCAAGCTAAAAAAGCATTAGTAGTAGGAGCAGGTTATATTTCATTAGAAGTCTTGGAGAATTTATATGCTAGAGGATTAGATGTTACTCTAATTCACCGCTCTGAAAAAGTTAACAAGTTGATGGACCAAGATATGAATCAAGTTATCTTCGACGAGTTAGATTCGCGACACATACCTTATCGATTAAATGAGGAAATTGTAAGTGTTAAAGATCATCTGGTTACTTTTAAATCAGGAATTCAAGAAGACTTCGATATAATTATTGAAGGCGTTGGCACACATCCACATTCGAAATTTATCGAGTCATCTAACGTAGCATTAGATGATAAAGGCTTCGTTAAAGTTAACGATAAATTTGAAACGAATATCCCAAATATTTATGCTTTGGGTGATGTGATTACCTCTACCTACCGTCATGTAAATCTACCCGCACAAGTTCCATTAG contains the following coding sequences:
- a CDS encoding metal-sulfur cluster assembly factor; translation: MEEALKDSILGALEMVIDPELGIDIVNLGLVYKVNVDDDGLCTVEMTLTSMGCPLGPQIIEQIKTVLAEIPEIQDTEVNIVWNPPWNKDMMSRYAKIALGVS
- a CDS encoding Cof-type HAD-IIB family hydrolase is translated as MKPYLICLDLDGTLLNDNKEISDYTKQVLTTLKKQGHRIMIATGRPYRASQIYYHELNMDTPIVNFNGAYVHHPKSDDFKTTHEVLDVDLARNMIETLQKAKVTNIIAEVRDHVFINNHDPRLFEGFSMGNPKIETGNLLEELDEAPTSLLVEAEEIYIPRIKQMLTRFYAENIEHRRWGAPFPVIEIVKRGISKARGIDQVKDYLGIEPSHIIAFGDEDNDIEMIKYAKYGIAMDNGLDELKHIANHITYSNNDDGIGRYLNNFFKLNIPYKG
- a CDS encoding CoA-disulfide reductase; translated protein: MRKIIVVGAVAGGATCASQIRRLDKDSEITIFEKDRDMSFANCGLPYFIGNIVNERKDVLPITPDVFKEKKDITVKTYHEVIAINDKDQTVTVVNRQTNEKFEASYDKLILSPGAGANSLGFDSDYIFTLRNMEDTDAIDQFIDQHQAKKALVVGAGYISLEVLENLYARGLDVTLIHRSEKVNKLMDQDMNQVIFDELDSRHIPYRLNEEIVSVKDHLVTFKSGIQEDFDIIIEGVGTHPHSKFIESSNVALDDKGFVKVNDKFETNIPNIYALGDVITSTYRHVNLPAQVPLAWGAHRGASVIAEQLAGNKNIIFKGFLGTNIVKFFDYTLASVGIKVEELTHFDYQMVELNSGTHAGYYPGNTNVHLRVYFDTNNRHLLRAAAVGKTGVDKRIDVLSMAMMSELTIDELTEFEVAYAPPYSHPKDLVNMIGYKARDL